Part of the Plutella xylostella chromosome 22, ilPluXylo3.1, whole genome shotgun sequence genome is shown below.
cgttcaatatgctctatacaaccgaacaaaatccacccacccatgtcacacactcgttaagtgatgataatagtctaataaacttaataaacacccacaaatcactagcaaatcaaaaataaatagcatttagaaaattttgttgtaactgtcagcctttgtttggcacagatttttcatttgtttcattgtttggcacagagaactgacgtaaacaggcgcctcagcaaaaaggacaaaaaatatttacagcttaacgtttctttcttacgcttaatgtagctaagcgtctctttttcgcaatgtcagaactgtcacgattatacccctgtgggCCCGGGTCTCGTATTTACttcgtaggtcgcgtcaagtgtcaccgccgtaggccgcgtcacgatgctcactacatctacgcgccaacgtcggcgtgtgagggagaccgcatcagtacatttctatagtgagcatcgtgacgcggcctacggcgtgacgctggacgcgacacacggcgtaaataggagaccaaggccttatagtgccacaatcttatctgttccggtggcgacttcgctgtgatcgaatccagtgatgccatcgattaaattttgcctatttctggtttaaacgacaatgcatttctgctattacctattgttataattaggtacataagtatagataaatcaaaatatagggtcgatagtaaatgaaagaggatataatatatcaaacgacatttgttgtatggaaagtttgtccacggcgaacagaaataaaattagttctgattatgttctgatataggagattaaatctagattacaaagGTATAGGTTATGTaggtcgtgggaataacgagatacgacttaaaaaaaactattaattattatttttgaacactttatttaacatttttaaagtaaatagaaaccagagcatacaattaaaagaaattcagacagtgtgcaaaggttaattcatcatcatcatcatcacgacccatcacgtccccactgctggggcacgggtctccttccaaaggctatgccaaaaagcaatttctttcagcctcttgataggttgggaaaacaatgacatgtcataaatcatcattatttcgtctaaaatcgctgcaggtgcgagaaattcttcttggtatactgcataagatttaaaatatcatgtcatgtcctcacacctgtaatcaaagaaaaataaagattatatacttttcatcacgagtatcacgactattcacgacccatcccgtccccactgctggggcacgggcctctccgctctcgggaaaatatttaataaaattacatggagtatatgggtaaaattattcgtcatatttggcaacactaacctgtagccgctgcaacttgttcttccaatttttcaaacggaattaaaagcgcctgaatatgttattcttcctgcataaaagccaatatatatagtactacttttcttgcatcacattacagcgcttttggcattatttcacccagaaaatcacaaaacaaattaaataacgtagcgtcagcctcttcgcagaaattgacaattcaaataacgcacagaatatgaaatgacgtttgacaatgacgtctcgctagttgcacattttgaccaccggaacagataagattgtggcactatacacgCGAAGTACATGCACTTGCGTTGTCTACTCAAATACAGGTCTGTGGTCCACCCGAAAAGAATCCCATACGTAATTGTTCGAGCACCGCGTCATCATAATCATTCATAATAATCATTCATTCAACTATTTACTTCATTCAATTTGTATCGCATTGtaacattcattcattttgtaTAACTTCACTCAAAACCATTCAAAATTCGCTCTCTTACCTTTTGGATCTCATACAGAACACATCTACTTATCCGAAATATTGTAACGCGGCTCTTACTGTGAACCAGAATATACcatcataaaaatacagtCCACTCTCTCATTACTGGAACCCCAGGACTCCCTCGATAGGACACTAGGAATACTAGGATACCACATCAGCAGGGCACTGGGTCCCGAACATGGTCCTTCTTCACAACCAGTAACCGCCGTGTCATCAACTTCCACGTGCCACGTGAGAGACTTCGTCAAGGACACCTCCAGGACACCTGCAAGTACCATCTTGCCGAGGACACCTCCAGGATACCTGCGAAGACGTCGCGTGCAGCATTCTGCGTGATATTTCGACGAATTTCGGCCGAGAACTTTGGGCTGCAAGATCAACCTCGTGGCGAAACAACCCAGAGGACATCTCCAAAGTCATCTCCATCCATCTAGGCAGCCTAGGTCACCTACGAAGTCATCACACTGCGGCATACGTCTACAAAGTCGCCGCGTGAACTTTGGACCCCGGCCGGCCGCGCCACGTCACGCGCCTAACCAACCTGCCTACGGAGCCGAAACGATACTGTGAGTCCGTTCCAAttcctatacctacctatcctATTTATATCAAACCTAATTaatcattttcaaaatagTCCCTATTTGTCTAGGCTGGATTGTCTCATTCATATGCCCAGTACAGTTTGTCACCTACTggctatttaattaattacgcATATAATATCTAGATACCTAATTGAGATAGCAGCTAACTTGCATAACACGCAAGCATAATTCATATAAAGTTAGCGTAGGTCTATTCTATGGGCCAGGTAGCCGGGCGGCCGGCAAATCAAGTTTCTTATCTATCCCATatccccccgcgccccgcaaaCCGCATTCCACTGTATTAATTTTGCTTAAGCTGGACGTGTCGTGCGAATTGCTGtgcataatttaatatttacaaattaactTACGTGCAACCTAATTATTAAAGCTCATAAAGTACATTTTTTAACTGCTCAGTGGCGAAACGTGTTTAGAAGTGCTTTGCTTTTAGTGTTCTTCTGCTATTATATAATATCTCCTAACGATTAACAATGAATACGGAAAAGGAGCTTATTAAGAAGCGTGGCGGTGTTAAAGCAAAATTGACACAGTTTAGCACCTATCTAAATATAGCTAAAAGCAGTGATAAGCTAAGTAAGTTGCAAGCTAACGAGTTAAAGTGCCGTTTAGAAAAAATCGAAGACTTATATACCGTCTTCGACAAATTACAGTTGGAGCTCGAGGAGCTAGCGGACGACGCCGAGGAGCGATACAACGAGCGGAGCCAGCTCGAGGGCCAGTACTACGAGCTGGTGTCGCAGGCGCGCACCCTGCTGGAGGGCCAGCTCGACCCTGCGCACAACCAGGTGGGCCCTGTATCGGCTAATTGTGACACGCACGCTTGCGCAACAAACAGACAACACTTGGTTAACTTACCTAAAGTAGATTTAATTCCCTTTGCTGGTGACTATCAATATTGGCTTGAATTTAAACATACTTTTACGTCTCTTATTCACGAGTGTGACTCGCTTGACGATATAAGCAAGTTTCACTATTTAAGACGTTCGTTGCAAGGTAGTGCGCAGTTAGTGATAAGTAACTTAGATTTTACAAGTGCAAATTATAGTGAGGCTTGGTCTTTGTTATGTGATAGGTTTGATAACAAACGGCTTCTAGTGAATAATCATATTCAGTCGTTATTTAATATCGAAAAAATAGGTAATGAGTCTTGCCAATCTATTCGTAATATGATTGatacaacaaacaaaaacctccGCGCCCTGTCTACTTTAGGGCAGCCGGTCACACATTGGGACactttaataatatacctactgtctaCTAAATTGGATTACGTAACTAGTCGTGAGTGGGAACAATTTAGAAATACATTAAACATTCCCCCCACTTTGCAAGACTTTACTAAATTCCTTACAGGCCGTGCAGATCTCTTAGAAACATTACAAGATACCAAACAAAATCGCAGGCctgaatttcaaaaaaatgcCCCCAATTTTCAAAAAAGTGCCCCtaatttttcaaaaacattTGTTGTTAATACACAAAACAACAATAGCTCATACACTTGTCCACTGTGTAACGACAACCATTTCCTGCACAACTGTCAATCTTTTCGTCAATTAACGGTTGATGAACGTGTGCGTAAGGTGACTGAACTTAAGGTTTGCCTTAATTGCCTTAGGCCTGGTCATATTAATAAGAAGTGTAGGTTGTCTAGGTGTAGGTATTGCAATTCCAAGCACAACACGCTACTTCATACTGATAAGGAAACAGtgcatatacctacaattGTCGAGAACAACGTAACTTTATCGACCGACACTTCCACAACAGATGCCAAACCGTCGTTCGTTTTCTTATCCACAGCGATGGTGATGGTAGGTGACCGTCACGGAAGACTACACAAGGCACGGCTTCTGCTGGACAACGGCAGCACCGCCAACTTCGTGACGGACCGCCTTTGCACTAAACTGGGTTTGGTGAGACGTGATACTGGCTCCACTGTGACTGGTATTGACAATCAGGCTACTGTAAGTACACAGCTTTGTAACCTTACTATCGTGTCCAATAACGGTGGCTATAGGGTGAGCATCAACTGTCACATTCTGCCTGATATTACTAAATCGATACCTACATCGCACGTCAACATACAACATATACCCATACCTACTGGTATCAATCTAGCGGATCCGTCATTCAATGTTCCGTCTTCTATCGACATACTAGTAGGCGCCGAAATATTTTGGAGCGTACTTGGCTCCTCCTCTATTAGGCTAGGAAAGAAGCTACCGGTTCTACAAGAGTCACAATTAGGATGGTTAGTGACCGGGTCTATTCCTCAAAGCCAACTTCAAAGCTCTGTCTgttattttgtacaaaataatgaACCTGATCTCTCACGTTTTTGGGAATTCGATGCAATCTCTCCCACGCATTGCATGTCACAGGAAGAGAGAGAGTGTGAAGCAAGTTTCAGCGAGCACACCTCTCGAAACGCTGACGGTCGTTTCGTAGTAACTATACCATTGAAGGAGTCGCCCGACGTACTAGGCGATTCGTATAACATGGCTAGGCGCCGATTCATGTCTCTAGAAAAACGATTCGAACGCGATCCTGTCTTAAAAGAACACTACACCAAATTTATGCAAGAGTACATTGATCTAGGTCATATGACAGAAAATACCATTAATGTACCACAAGATAACAAGGTATCATATTATATTCCTCATCATGGTTTGTTTCAGCCTAAATGTAGAGTTGTTTTTGATGCTGGAGCGGCTAGTACGTCGGGTAAATCCTTCAATGATATTCAAAAAATAGGCCCCACGGTGCAAGACGACCTATTTTCAATTCTCGTGCGTTTTCGTCAACATAAATATGTCGTGACAGCTGATGTAGAGAAAATGTACCGGGCAATTGAAGTTAATCCTTCCCAACGATCTCTACAGCAAATTATTTACAGATCCGAGCCTTATTTACCGTTGAAGACGTACACCCTCAACACTCTGACGTATGGCTGTTCCTCAGCGCCATATTTGGCCACCAAGTGTCTTGTTTCGTTGGCTGATCAAGTGCAAGATTACAAGGTCAAATACGCAATCCAACGTAATTTCTACGTTGACGACTATTTAGATGGCGATGATTCCCTCGAAAAACTGAAACATACATGTCAGCAAGTAATTTCTACTCTAGATTCagctaaattaaatttaagaaaatggCAATCTAATAGTACAGACATATTACAAACAGTTATGGATTTGAAAGGCACtcctttaaataataaaagcttAGACTTAAATGAAAATACCTCGTGTAAAACTTTAGGTCTATATTGGTCGTGTAGTCAAGATATGTTACTATTTTCCATAAATTTAAAACACAATCCTAAttcaaaagtaacaaaaagACACATTCTTTCTACGATCAATCAAATTTTTGATCCACTAGGTCTTGTAGGTCCATGCGTTATGGAAGTAAAGGACATCATGCGGAAGTTATGGTCGGCAAAGTATGATTGGGATGATGAGGTATCAGTAGAGATAAAAAATCTTTGGCACACATTTGAAGATACACTAccaaaaatcaataatttacgGATACCACGTTGGATCCTATGCGATGAGCCTTCCTCAATTGAACTGCATACCTTTACTGATGCATCTGAACGCGCTTACGGGACATGTATCTATGCTAGGACGGTAGGTAAAAATGGCACAGTCGATGTTCACCTATTAGTCTCCAAAAATAAGATAGCACCCATCAAGCCTACTACGATTCCTCGTCTTGAACTGAGCGGTGCATTAATGGGGTCAAGACTGTGTACTAAGGTCAAATCCGCTCTGACGGTCAACGCACAGTGCTTTTTCTGGTCTGATTCTACCATTGTCCTAGGCTGGCTCTCTTCTCCGACAAACCAACTCAAACAGTTTGTTCGTAACAGAGTGTACGAGATACAGGAGAGTACCAGCGGTCACAAGTGGAGCTATGTGCCGTCAAAAGACAACCCGGCTGATCTAGTTTCCCGGGGGGTGAGGGCCGATGCTATCGGCGAGTCTTCTCTCTGGTGGAGTGGCCCCTCATTTTTATCAAAACCATGTTGTGATTGGCCAGTAATGCCTAACGTCAAGGAACAGAGTCTGCctgaaatagttttattttccaACGCTGAAGACTCACACAAGATTCCTAATCCTATAGCAAACTTAATTCATAACAGGTCCAGTTTTACAAATCTAGTTAGGATCCTAGCTTTCGTGCTaaggtttataaataaatgtcacaAAAAAGAAAGCTTGCATGGTCATCTTTCCCTTTCAGAACTACAACGTTCAAAGGTCATGATTTTAAAGATGGCACAAAAGGAAATGTTTCCTGAAGAATATTCCTTATTACAGTCTGATCAGTCTCTTCCTGCTAAAAATCGATTACTTTCTCTTTCTCCATTTTTAGATGAGGATGGTTTGATTCGTGTGGGAGGCAGACttaaaaattcattttacTCATTTGATGTAAAACATCCCATTCTTTTATGTAGCAAACATCACATAACAAAGCTCATATTTAGATTACATCACATCAGTCTCCACCACGCCGGCCCACAGTTACTTTTAGCCAACGTAAGGCAGACATATTGGCCACTTGGAGGCAGAAACCTGGCTAAGAGTACTGCCAGAGCGTGTGCAACATGTTGCAGATTCAAAGCTGCTACTGTACAACCCATAATGGGGAACTTGCCTAATTCTCGAGTTCACTTGCAGTTTCCCTTTCTTAACACTGCGATTGACTATGCTGGGCCAATATTGATAGCCGATCGCAAAGGTCGAGGTTGTAggttaataaaatgttacattGCTGTGTTTGTTTGCCTTGCAGTGAAAGCCGTTCACATAGAGCTGGTTACAGAGCTCACAAAGGAGGCGTTCATGGCTGCTCTGTCTCGTTTTATCGCTCGCCGCGGGCGGCCTCAGAATATTCACTCCGACCAGGGAACCAGCTTTGTTGGCGCTTCTAACGAATTACAACGCTTCTTAAAAGATACCTCTGACGATATCTCTGGCCAACTTGCTGATGACGGTATCAAATTTAACTTCATCCCACCATATACACCTCATTTCGGAGGATTGTGGGAGGCAGCTGTCAAATCAGTAAAATTCCACTTGAGACGAGTTCTAGGTCTAGCTCACTTGACATATGAGGAGATGTCAACTTGCTTAAGTCAAATAGAGGCTATTTTAAACTCTCGTCCCCTAACACCGCTCCCTTCAGATCCCTCCAATGACTTCACAGCCCTTACCCCCGCTCACTTCCTCATTGGACGGTCTCTCATGTCAGTTCCTCATCCGCAGGTCACAGATGCCAACATAAAGCTGCTGCCAAGATACCAGCGGGTTGAGCAGATACGACAACATTTTTGGAACCGGTTCTCTAACGAGTACTTGTCTTTGCTACAGCAGAAAACCAAATGGCACCGGTCTTCTCCAGAGCAGTTGATGGAAGGGACGCTGGTCCTAGTAAAGGACAGAACGATGCCACCACTACTCTGGCCACTGGGACGCATCATCAAGGTCCACCCGGGCACTGATGGCATCACAAGGGTCGTCGACGTCCTCACCAAGAAGGGCACCATACAGCGAGCCTACAACAACATCTGCCCGCTGCCAACTTCTTGAACACAGCGTTCAACCCGGGGAGCATGTTCGAGCACCGCGTCATCATAATCATTCATAATAATCATTCATTCAACTATTTACTTCATTCAATTTGTATCGCATTGtaacattcattcattttgtaTAACTTCACTCAAAACCATTCAAAATTCGCTCTCTTACCTTTTGGATCTCATACAGAACACATCTACTTATCCGAAATATTGTAACGCGGCTCTTACTGTGAACCAGAATATACcatcataaaaatacagtCCACTCTCTCATTACTGGAACCCCAGGACTCCCTCGATAGGACACTAGGAATACTAGGATACCACATCAGCAGGGCACTGGGTCCCGAACAGTAatcgtaagtaggtacaagttTTTCATCTCAAAGAGTTTACGataaatgtttattaataGTGATTTAGTTATAATGATTAGTTATAGTTAGCATTACataactatgtaggtaggtacctattacatAGGTGTTACATTTTCTATTCGGCGCCAAAATCAAGTAAGATACATTTCTGGACCTACATGACAGTGTAAAGGAATAAATGTGCCacttatagaatagaatagaatagaatactttatTTGCGTAAAACATGGTATTACATAGATGTCAATATTATCGATAAGTGCTCATGTTTAGCCAAATTATATTAGCATGCAAATCATTATTTctagagtaggtacttacaaactaatatttacattattaactACTCTAAAAATTCTTGTAGGCTATAGAAATTGTTTTCTGTTAGCCATTTATACAATTTGTTCTTgaacatattaatatttaggGATTTGAGTTCATTCGGCAACTTATTGAATATTTTgacacacataataatacaacTTTTGCTATATTTAGCCGATTTAGGTACATCGTTATACACCAGTCTGTGCGGATTTCTTTGGGCTCTATTTTTCACATTGTAAGCATTCAAGAACAAGAATTTATGTTGCATTACAAAAACACTCATTTCAAATATGTAAAGTGATGGTAGTGGTAGCAAGCCAAGCCTCCCAAACAGAGGTTTGCATGACTCATCAGCAGGGACTCCACATATAGCCCtgatacattttttttgcGCAACAAATACTCTTTTGATGTCCGTACTATTACCCCACATTACGATCCCGTATCTTAGTATAGATTCCACGTAGGCACGATAGGATATGACAGCGGTTTTCTTGTTagtaattgtttttattttatttagtgcGTAGGCAAATCTATTCACTCTATTGCATAGGTTATCTAGGTGCAGTTTCCAGTTTAAGTCCTGGTCTAAGATAACACCTAGAAACTTAGTATTCGATACTTCTTTGATTCTGTCaatatttaattgaaaattatattgtgaATGTTTTGATTTATGGAATTGTATATAATTAGATTTgtccaaattaattaataaattattcatttgTAGCCAATGTATAAtatctttaattgtattattaatttgaatttcatGGTCTTTTATAGTGGAATTATTAGATGTATCGGATGTCATATTGGATTTATCAGATGACACAATAATTGAAATATCGTCAGCGAATAAGATACATTTGTGTCTTGTGACTTGGGTGATATCATTGATATAAAGTAAAAACAAGATGGGCCCTAGTATACTGCCTTGGGGTACaccgaatttatttattctaggTTCGGATGAATATGACCTCTCTTCCtcgatttcaattttttttattaccacATATTGTCGTCGTTCTGTCAGGTATGTTGATAGCCATTTGTGAGCAATGCCTCTAATTCCCATTTTTTCCAGTTTTCCCAATAGAATTTTGTGAGAAACGAAATCAAATGCCCTTGATAAGTCAAGGAACAGGCCAGTAGTCAGACGGTTTCTATTGAGGTTATTAAGAATTTGGTTAGTAAGATTGTATATGGCCAAGGACGTGGACTTTCGTCTTTGGAAGCCGTACTGGTCGCCACTGATAACATTGAATTTAATACAGAAATCTATTAATCTCTTGTACATACATTTTTCAAGGACTTTggataatataggtataagtgTAATCTGGCGATAGTTGTCGATGTCCTCTTTGTTACCCTTTTTGTGGATAGGCCTTACGATTGATAGTTTTAACACTTCAGGGAATATTCCAGTATAAAATGAGAGGTTAATTAAATGTGTTAGTATAGCTATTAGTTGTTCTATGCTTTCCTTGATTATCCTTGTGCTTATTCCATCGTAACCTTCAGAACCCGTGTTATTTAAGCTCATTATTTCCCTTTTAACCTCATGCTCCGACATAGGACTAAGATAAAGAGAGTTTgtaatagtatttttattactcACGATGGCTTCCATATCATTTGATAGTGGGGTGTTCGTTGTGTtaatgaaattgttattgaAAGCTGTTGCTATATCTACAGGGtctgttataatattattgtttgttttaattgatGTTATATTATCTTGTTGCTTTGCATTGGATATTTGGTCTTGTATTACAGTCCATGTAGCTCTACATTTATTCTTGCTattgttaataaattttatattactcTGTTGTTTAGAGTTAtgtatgcatttttttagGAGGGCAGCATATGATAAGTATTTCGTTCTGTTGGCTATTGTTTTGTTTGCATAGTATTTGTACCTTAGTGATCTTTTTGTTTTGCAACTTATTTTTAGCCCTCTACTTATCCACTTTTGCTTGTCATGGATGTCGTTAGTAACTTTTTGCCTAATTGATGGGAAACATAAATTGTAATATAGACATAAGGACTCATGGAAGTTGTGAAATGCCAAATTTAAGTCTGATTCTTTGTATATTTCAGTCCATGAAAGACAGTTTAGGCATTCTTTAAACTTCCGAACGTTGTCTGCGCAGTAGTCTTTTTTGTATCTATAGTATGATTTTGGTTTATTATAATGCGTTTTCAGTACCGGTAAGCTGAGTAGCTGTGCAGTGTCGTGGTCTGATAGTTGTAGTGGTAGTACATCTGCTCGTGCTTCCTTAATGTTACTCTATACAAGACTCCTTCCGAGTAGGAACATCTATATGAATTTGTAAGTTATTGTTATTGCAGAGATCTTGCAGCTTCTTTGTTACTATTCCCGGCTGTAGAGTGTTAATGTTGAAGTCACCGATCAAAACAATGTTAGTTGTCCgtttatatttgttatttatttcgaATAAAATGGTATTAAGTTTCTCCAGGAATATATTGGGGTCAGATGTAGGAGTTCGATAAATGCAAATAATAAGCAATTTATGTAGCGGGATTTCGATTCCACATACTTCAAATTTTTTTTGGACGGcatatttttctatgaaaGATAATTTGTTGTAGACTATGCCGCGTTTTGCTAATATGCAAGTTCCGCCTCTTCGTTGTTCCCGGCAGAAGGCGGCTGCTAGtacaaaattattgatttttaaataattttcgtATCCAGATTTTAAGAACGTTTCAGACAAGCATATTATATCGGGATCGTTTTGAATTTCTTGCAATTCCTGTAGCGTTATTTCTAACAATTCTAACTTTGATAGTATGCTAGCTATATTTTGGTGGAATATCTTAAAATGAGGAGTTttcttatctttatttttattcttcacgaaaaaatgattttttacttataactGGGAAGTAGTGGGGTATTGTACCTTTTTTAGGTGTTGTGAGTAGCGATTCAGGGTCATTTGTAGAGTCTTTTTGTAGGCTCTGGTTTGAGCTTCGAGCAAAGTAGTATGGAATAGTACccttttcatatatttttccttCACATTGGTCTGACTTGGGTGTTGTTGGCTTACTACACTTTAAAAGCACTTTTAATTGCTtgacatttaaatatttgtaatcgTAATCAATACAATCTATTTTATAGTTGATTGTTTTACACATGATtgagatattattatatttagagAATTCGCACTTCAGAAAATGGCAGTTTTTATATTCTTGGCATACGTTCATAATACAGCTGTTTAGGTCTGCCGCATTCAAATACCTGTTGCCGAAAATATTCAgtacaattatattatttccctTAAATCTAACAATGAAATTGCGTAATTGTAAcgataaaacatttaaatcatAGTCATTTTCGCCAATACAGATAACAAGTTTATCATTTGGTTCCAGTTTTAAATTGAGACTAGGCTTTAACACGTCCGCCGTTAGTGCACCTGGTTTGGTTTGTGATATGACTTCATATTTTTCGTATGTGGTGTGCTCGCGCGAGTGTAATAATGCAGACGCGAGGTTGACACATTGTTGAGTTCCGAATAGATATATTGTTCTATCGTGTTTTTGCCGTGctttttcatattcatttggTATCTGTTTAGGTAGATCTATTCTTGGTGACTCTAGCTTCTCCTTCAGCCTCTCGATTTGGTTTGAAAGGTCCAATATTTTCCCTTCggatattttaaattgttgCTCTAGCTCtccaattttgttttgtagGGCTGCGAAGATGTCATTCTCCGAGGGCATAATGTGCTGATATTCTATAGAAGATTTTGTGGGCGTTCTTAATTTTTCAAGTGGCTTAGGACACCTTTGTTTCTTTTTGGTACTCTGTGCTTGAGAGTTTGGTAACGGTGAGTGGCAGAGAGTTTTCAATGTACTGTTTTCCTTTTTGAGCTTCGCTAATTGTCTGTTGAGGTCGCTATTTTCTTGTAAGATATTTTCTAATTCGTTCTGCGTGCTGGCAAGTTGAATTTTAATTTGGGAAATCATATCTTGCATCTCCTGTACTGTAATTGAATCGGTTATTGTGTAATCAACGCTCCTCGATAGTACTTGTTCTTGTGTTTTAGGGGAGTCATCCAATGTGCTATTTGGTGTGAGTACCTGAGAGTCATCAATTTGAGAGTCTATGCTTGTTGAAGCAGATTTTGGCATCTTTGAATTGGATTTAGGCGAAGAACCTTTCTTCCTCATGGTGATAAAAGATGGTTCACTGCATGATGCGGAGGGTGTTGAAGGTTTCTGTATACAAAGTTTACATTGCCATTTTTTTTTGGCTGCTGGGTCCATTAAGCGATACAATTTGTCTGAATATCCAGCGCAGTCGAATTCGTATCTGCTATTACATTTCGTACACAATATGGTGTCCTTTGGATCTACTGCTTTCCTACACTTTCGGCATGTTACTAGTGGTGACATCTTACGATTGACTTTGGAAGTTTTTGGCGCCTTTGCCGACATCGTATTGTTTGTTGCTTCCGGTATCTATTGATCGAATAATGAAGTAGAAGATCTAGCGTAGGAGTTGGTTTGGCACCTCAGTGCTAGATGTCGTGACTGAGTCCTTTGTGTTGTGATCGCTGATTGGTCggcttatatttttactagtAGTTTCTGAACGTATCCAAGTTTATTTGTGCTGGCAACACTCGCGTATCCTTCAATGGACTTGTCAAAACAAAGTATCTATTCTGTGAATTTATTTTGAGTTTGCGCTTGTGCAGTATTTACTTTTGCTGTGATTGGCTCGTATTTTGAAAAACAAGGACCGTTATCAAAAATTTAACCGATTTAATAGACTCCAGTGTGAAATGTTTATGAAAATACAGGCGGGCTCACCGTTCTTCAGTAATATGGATGTCTGG
Proteins encoded:
- the LOC105383070 gene encoding uncharacterized protein LOC105383070 isoform X2; this translates as MNTEKELIKKRGGVKAKLTQFSTYLNIAKSSDKLIGARGASGRRRGAIQRAEPARGPVLRAGVAGAHPAGGPARPCAQPAMVMVGDRHGRLHKARLLLDNGSTANFVTDRLCTKLGLVRRDTGSTVTGIDNQATVTDANIKLLPRYQRVEQIRQHFWNRFSNEYLSLLQQKTKWHRSSPEQLMEGTLVLVKDRTMPPLLWPLGRIIKVHPGTDGITRVVDVLTKKGTIQRAYNNICPLPTS
- the LOC105383070 gene encoding uncharacterized protein LOC105383070 isoform X4 encodes the protein MNTEKELIKKRGGVKAKLTQFSTYLNIAKSSDKLIGARGASGRRRGAIQRAEPARGPVLRAGVAGAHPAGGPARPCAQPAMVMVGDRHGRLHKARLLLDNGSTANFVTDRLCTKLGLVRRDTGSTVTGIDNQATQKTKWHRSSPEQLMEGTLVLVKDRTMPPLLWPLGRIIKVHPGTDGITRVVDVLTKKGTIQRAYNNICPLPTS
- the LOC105383070 gene encoding uncharacterized protein LOC105383070 isoform X3; translated protein: MNTEKELIKKRGGVKAKLTQFSTYLNIAKSSDKLIGARGASGRRRGAIQRAEPARGPVLRAGVAGAHPAGGPARPCAQPAMVMVGDRHGRLHKARLLLDNGSTANFVTDRLCTKLGLVTDANIKLLPRYQRVEQIRQHFWNRFSNEYLSLLQQKTKWHRSSPEQLMEGTLVLVKDRTMPPLLWPLGRIIKVHPGTDGITRVVDVLTKKGTIQRAYNNICPLPTS
- the LOC105383070 gene encoding uncharacterized protein LOC105383070 isoform X1; its protein translation is MNTEKELIKKRGGVKAKLTQFSTYLNIAKSSDKLIGARGASGRRRGAIQRAEPARGPVLRAGVAGAHPAGGPARPCAQPVKAVHIELVTELTKEAFMAALSRFIARRGRPQNIHSDQGTSFVGASNELQRFLKDTSDDISGQLADDGIKFNFIPPYTPHFGGLWEAAVKSVKFHLRRVLGLAHLTYEEMSTCLSQIEAILNSRPLTPLPSDPSNDFTALTPAHFLIGRSLMSVPHPQVTDANIKLLPRYQRVEQIRQHFWNRFSNEYLSLLQQKTKWHRSSPEQLMEGTLVLVKDRTMPPLLWPLGRIIKVHPGTDGITRVVDVLTKKGTIQRAYNNICPLPTS